The following are from one region of the Hemitrygon akajei unplaced genomic scaffold, sHemAka1.3 Scf000039, whole genome shotgun sequence genome:
- the LOC140720263 gene encoding E3 ubiquitin-protein ligase TRIM69-like: protein MRASVSQHRSLIGLAEEHREHRFKPVKEAVKNYTDQLKSSLDSLTKKKSDFQEKEQQQKEKISGVREQSHSLQSHITSQFAELRQIITEKEQSFLRDLREEEKRILDTMEKNLREIQENIRIIQEEITKLKEQMDQKDSVIFLKQEARRNRRINDDVQELSVTDETLPVEKFDHPYWLKTVLRETLDAINRVS, encoded by the exons atgagagcatccGTCTCCCAGCACcggtcgctgattggct tggcggaggaacacagagagcaccgcttcaagccggttaaagaagctgttaaaaactaCACG gatcagctaaaatcttccttagactctctcacaaaaaagaaatcagacttccaggaaaaggagcagcaacagaaagagaagatttccggagttcgg gaacagtcacacagccttcagtcccacatcacatcccagtttgctgaactgcgccagattatcactgagaaagagcagagcttcctcagggatctcagggaagaagagaagaggattctcgacacaatggagaaaaatcttcgagagattcaagagaatataaggattattcaggaggaaatcactaagttaaaggaacagatggatcaaaaagacagtgtgatatttctcaag caggaagctcgtcggaacagaag gattaatgacgatgttcaggaattgtcagtgacagatgagaccctaccggttgaaaaattcgatcacccctattggttgaaaacagtgctgagagaaacgcttgatgctattaatcgag tttcgtag